GATAGAACCCACAGCCTTACAAAGAACTagaggcaactaaggaatgctgggagCAGAAGAGGTAGGTGAGTTCCCAGGGTAAGAGCACACTAATTGGTTGCCCAAGGCCAAATGGTCATTCCTGAAAATATCCATACAAGAAACATTCTAAGTACTGAGTAAGTTATTTTTAGGAATGTAtatgtagatacacacacacacacacacacacacgtgcatgcaatagcaattagtgaaaaaagagacCACCAATTTGAAGGCAAgtaaggaggggtatatgggaaggatgggagggaggaaaggcaaggtttttctgtagctttggagcctgtcctggaattagctcttgtagaccagcctggcctccagctcacagagatccgcctgtctttgcctcccaaatgctgggattaaaggcgtgtgccaccactgcccagtttattttaagttaaaaaaaaaaaaaaaaaagcaagccgggcggtggtggtgcacacctttaatcccagcactcgggaggcagaggcaggcagatctctgagttcaaagccagcctggtctacagatcaagttccaggacaggctccaaagctacagagaaaccctgtctcgaaaaacaaacaaacaaaaagagcaattgcaattgaggaagacatcctaatgtcaacctctgacctccacgcgtATTAAGTACAAGTATACACACacttgtttacacacacacacacttgtttacacacacacaattcaacgACAGCCTGTGCTACAAGAGagatcttttcaaaataaaagcaaaaacagaggagaaaagcagagagagagagagagagaggagagggaaggaaaaggagaaggtcagaaaagggagaaggaagaaaagcaagggtctggagggggaggggagaaagaggaatggAGCTGAATTTTCCCATGATTGTTCATAAGCACATTTGTTGACAATAgccaaaaactggaaacaacagACAAACGGATAAGCAAAATGTATAGTAGCCACAGCACAGACCATGACTTGTCcatcaaaaagcaaacaagtgtcaacaaagagaaaattcaaCTGAAGAGCGCATGCGTGCGCTGGCTCGGTCCTTTTGGCTCGTCGGCCGTCAGTGAGGCAGCATGGGTTACCAGCAGCTGTACTGGAGTCACCCGCAGAAGTTCGGCCAGGGATCCCGCTCCTGCCGCGTCTGCTCAAACCACCACGGTCTGATCCGGAAATATGGGCTGAACATGTGCCGCCAGTGTTTCTGGCAGTACGCAAAGGACATCAGCTTCATTAAGTTGGACTAAGCGACCTAGAATGGATTCTTCAAGACTCTACCCAGTGGAAAAGATGAACGCCAGTCTTTGTacataagaataaaacaaagtgaagaccttcaaaaaaaaaaaagagaaaattcaaaaaGGTTGTGCTAAATCAAAAATGCCGCGCACACAGTGGGACCACAGTATAGAATCCCATTTACCTGAAATATCTAAAACAGACAGATCGATATAAAAGCAGGCTGTGattcccaggggctggagagagggaggagggggaagattTTGAGGAATGAGGTCTGTTGGAAATAGATGTGTGGCTACATTGTTCTGAGAATGTAGGAAATGTCTCTGAAACATTTCTTCTAAGACAGGCACCTCTGGGTCAGGTTCTCGCCTCGATGAGAGAAGAAACTCTGAGACCTGGAACCATGGCTCTATCCCTGGTCCTACCACTCCAGAATAAGGTTCCAGTGACCCTGGTGTTGTAGACCTGTTGTCCCAGTTCCTGGagagtctgagacaggaggatcgcaaGTTCTAGCTCTGCCTGGgctgtagagtgagttcaagatcaggtTGGACACTGTCTCGAAATAAACAGTAAATAGAATGCTGAGGTTCTTTTTAGCTCtatggcagagtgcttgtctggCATATGGATCTGACTTGATTCCCTAATTGCCAACTGTGTGGGAACCTCAAGACTTAGAACAACACTATTCTTCTTTTATAGGTGGGGAAatgaagacccccccccccaggagaaTAAGAAGTGGCCTctagtcccagctctggaagccatGCCAGTGTCTGCAGATCCCCTCTCCTGTATCGATAGTTGGAGGTACATTCTCGCTATGCagcccaggttgactttgaacttaaccctcctgtctcagcctccaaagttCTGAGACTACAGGCATGTACCCCCAAATGCAagcatgacattttttttttttttttggtttttcgagacaaggtttctctgtggttttggagcctgtcctggaactagctcttgtagaccaggctggtctcgaactcacagacatccgcctgcctctgcctcccaagtgctgggattaaaggcgtgcaccaccaccgcccggccaagcatgacatttttaaaaagaaagcagttaCCTGCATACCACTGAGTCTACTGTTGAAAGGTTGGCAGGGTAGTTGCATGTGTTCCCGGCGCATCTTCAGGTCAAACAGCTGAGAATAAAATATAGTGCTCTCCATGACTTCATCTGTCAGGATCACATCTCACACAGACTCTAAAGTAAcataagaaaaaagacagaaggagggCGCTTGTGCAGGAGACTCACCTGGTTGGGAGAAAGATGAGAAGCAACACGGGGCAAAGACATGTCAAGATATATTCATATAAGGCTGTGTGGGGCAAggaatggt
The Chionomys nivalis chromosome 3, mChiNiv1.1, whole genome shotgun sequence genome window above contains:
- the LOC130872067 gene encoding 40S ribosomal protein S29-like, which gives rise to MGYQQLYWSHPQKFGQGSRSCRVCSNHHGLIRKYGLNMCRQCFWQYAKDISFIKLD